From the Marinomonas sp. THO17 genome, one window contains:
- the fdhD gene encoding formate dehydrogenase accessory sulfurtransferase FdhD has protein sequence MPLNAANYQGFQTTAYSLAGDVNDTAYTDLVEEVPVTLSIHDLAHAVVMVTPIQLEEFAIGFAISEGIIDKHQDLRDIVFQEQNTTSGVKGLEINLQISPRRFHDYKQTRKVHVGASGCGLCGKESLQQAFPDLIKLPQTRVMDFSFLEGLRDKVFQAQRLGKRTGALHAALLLDPQGNPLCCMEDIGRHNCLDKIIGYAAKTTTNLDQHSVVMSSRCSTELILKAVKAKLSNLIHLASPSQLAVNLAQEYGLTLIHLPKHDAPRFFAKGNIKDRLDDK, from the coding sequence ATGCCACTCAATGCCGCCAACTATCAAGGCTTTCAAACAACCGCCTACAGTCTTGCTGGGGATGTCAATGACACAGCTTATACTGACTTGGTAGAAGAGGTCCCCGTCACCTTAAGCATTCATGATCTTGCTCATGCTGTCGTTATGGTCACCCCCATTCAGCTTGAAGAATTTGCCATAGGCTTTGCCATCTCCGAAGGCATCATAGACAAGCATCAAGATCTACGAGATATCGTATTTCAAGAACAAAACACCACAAGCGGCGTAAAAGGATTGGAAATCAATCTACAAATTAGTCCCCGTCGCTTTCACGATTACAAGCAAACGCGTAAAGTGCATGTTGGCGCCAGTGGTTGCGGTTTGTGTGGCAAAGAATCACTTCAACAAGCCTTTCCGGACTTAATCAAACTCCCTCAAACAAGAGTGATGGATTTTTCCTTTCTGGAGGGATTACGCGACAAGGTATTTCAAGCACAACGCTTAGGTAAGCGCACGGGAGCCCTTCATGCTGCCCTGTTACTTGACCCTCAGGGTAACCCCCTCTGTTGCATGGAAGACATAGGTCGTCATAATTGTCTGGATAAAATCATCGGCTATGCGGCTAAAACGACAACCAACTTAGACCAACATTCTGTAGTAATGTCGAGCCGTTGCAGTACCGAGCTGATTCTAAAAGCCGTTAAAGCCAAATTATCAAACTTGATTCATCTTGCTTCTCCTAGTCAACTGGCGGTAAATTTAGCGCAAGAGTATGGTCTCACCTTAATTCACTTACCCAAACACGATGCCCCTCGTTTCTTCGCTAAAGGCAACATAAAGGACAGGTTAGATGACAAATAA
- a CDS encoding HAD family phosphatase: MTQQHHIRVVMFDLGNVLVDLGEVSQMHAMLNTQGEESQVWLQWLGSPAVKAFDTGKIDFDTFASRLLAEVNSNADKESFKQAFQTWPRGLFAGALDLVKQVKPEYHKAILSNTNAAHWPRLLDEMGLAGQFHHYFASHQLGLVKPEPDIYQVVLDKLQVPAQDILFVDDNQINIDMAQSLGMHAYRVKGVTEARQVLEKYQVLVN; this comes from the coding sequence ATGACACAACAGCATCATATTCGTGTAGTAATGTTTGATCTTGGCAATGTATTAGTGGACTTAGGAGAAGTGTCACAAATGCATGCTATGTTGAATACTCAGGGAGAAGAATCGCAAGTTTGGTTGCAGTGGCTAGGATCTCCTGCGGTAAAAGCCTTTGATACAGGCAAAATTGATTTCGATACCTTTGCCAGTCGGCTGTTGGCTGAAGTAAACAGCAATGCCGATAAAGAAAGTTTTAAACAGGCTTTTCAAACATGGCCAAGAGGTTTGTTCGCTGGTGCGCTAGACTTGGTAAAGCAAGTGAAGCCAGAGTACCACAAAGCCATTTTATCTAATACCAACGCGGCGCATTGGCCAAGGTTATTGGATGAAATGGGATTGGCGGGACAGTTTCATCATTATTTTGCTTCGCATCAACTCGGCTTGGTGAAACCAGAGCCAGACATTTACCAAGTTGTATTAGACAAGTTACAGGTCCCAGCGCAGGACATTTTGTTTGTTGATGATAATCAAATCAATATTGATATGGCGCAGTCGCTTGGCATGCATGCATACCGTGTTAAAGGTGTTACTGAAGCGCGACAAGTGCTGGAAAAGTACCAGGTGTTAGTTAATTAA
- a CDS encoding peptidoglycan DD-metalloendopeptidase family protein — protein sequence MQFFRRILNWCFQGQHAWFASIVAVFFIFLWVYKALVPPSEGHEKPFTLPSKPVVNTIRQHNIEVAKSDQDYNALLSTDPLQQVEQAVVSPASIEYVIKSGDTLAKIFNRFGLSKESMYAVLEADQEYLVLEPLLPNDKFTFKLDAQGQLQGLTRRLDISKSVSFVRHGSGGFTYEEHIKPISYTQTSIHSKIVGNFYLSAKKLGLSDNNILIIHDVLKGRVNFRKDLRANDEFDLVVKNGSIDGVQVGDTQIEALQFVVQGKTYRAFLHSDGRFYDQDGKSLTPALLRWPTSKHYRISSPFNANRLHPITGHRAPHNGVDLATPVGTKILATGDGVVTRVASHKYAGKYIVIDYTGPYGARYLHLNKILVKKGQKVKRGQVIALSGNTGRTTGAHLHYELHVRGRPVNPMTAKIPTAQSVPSEQMPEYEASVARWIDMMSHPSSGAGTLSATKSTQDSDQA from the coding sequence ATGCAGTTTTTTAGACGCATACTGAATTGGTGCTTCCAAGGTCAGCATGCATGGTTCGCTTCTATAGTAGCGGTCTTTTTTATATTTTTATGGGTTTATAAAGCGCTGGTACCACCATCAGAAGGGCATGAGAAACCATTCACTTTACCCAGCAAACCTGTGGTAAATACGATTCGCCAGCACAATATTGAAGTCGCTAAGTCCGACCAAGATTATAATGCCTTGTTGTCTACCGATCCATTGCAGCAGGTTGAGCAGGCGGTCGTTAGTCCCGCTAGTATCGAATACGTTATTAAATCTGGTGATACTCTCGCCAAAATTTTTAATCGTTTTGGTTTGTCCAAAGAGTCCATGTATGCTGTGTTGGAAGCTGATCAAGAATACTTGGTATTAGAGCCATTGCTACCTAATGATAAGTTCACTTTTAAACTGGATGCGCAAGGCCAACTACAAGGCTTAACAAGGCGTTTAGACATTAGTAAGAGCGTTTCTTTCGTGCGTCATGGCAGTGGTGGTTTTACTTACGAAGAACACATCAAACCCATTAGCTATACGCAAACCAGTATACACAGCAAAATAGTGGGTAATTTTTATTTGTCTGCTAAGAAACTAGGGCTATCGGATAACAACATCCTGATCATTCATGATGTACTAAAAGGTCGAGTGAATTTCCGCAAGGACTTGCGCGCCAATGACGAGTTCGATTTGGTTGTCAAAAATGGCAGTATTGATGGCGTTCAGGTTGGCGATACACAAATTGAAGCACTGCAATTTGTGGTACAAGGCAAAACCTACCGTGCTTTTTTACACAGCGATGGGCGTTTCTATGATCAAGACGGCAAGAGTCTGACGCCAGCTTTATTACGCTGGCCAACCAGCAAACATTATCGGATTAGCTCACCCTTCAATGCCAATCGTTTACACCCTATCACAGGTCATAGGGCGCCACACAATGGCGTGGATTTAGCAACCCCAGTAGGCACCAAAATATTGGCGACGGGAGATGGTGTCGTGACACGTGTGGCCAGTCACAAGTACGCTGGTAAATACATAGTCATTGATTACACAGGACCTTATGGCGCGCGTTATTTGCACTTGAATAAAATATTGGTGAAAAAAGGGCAAAAGGTGAAGCGGGGTCAAGTGATAGCTTTGTCTGGTAATACTGGTCGAACAACGGGAGCGCATTTGCATTATGAATTGCATGTTCGTGGGCGTCCGGTCAATCCAATGACAGCAAAAATTCCGACGGCACAATCGGTACCCAGTGAGCAAATGCCTGAATACGAAGCCAGCGTTGCGCGCTGGATTGATATGATGAGTCATCCTAGTTCTGGAGCTGGTACCTTAAGCGCTACTAAAAGTACACAGGATTCTGATCAGGCATAA
- the acs gene encoding acetate--CoA ligase, producing the protein MKSVYSDISVAAEKQANISQTEFAKRYQESIENPDEFWGREGKRLDWFKPYSKVKNTSFARGNVSIKWFEDGELNVAYNCIDRHLPALADKVAYYCEGDQESDEKVAITYQTLHDEVGRLANLLKRQGIKKGDRVAIYMPMIPQAVYSMLACARIGAIHSVIFGGFSAHAIADRLNDCGVKLVITADEGKRAGNTIPLKHNVDMALEDNACPSVESVLVYRYTQKDIPWLDGRDLDWAKEVANESTECPAEPMNAEDPLFILYTSGSTGKPKGVVHTTGGYLVYASITHELVFDLKATDVYWCAADVGWITGHSYMVYGPLANGTTSILFEGVPTFPDSGRIGRVVDKFGVTILYTAPTAIRALMAKGDEATKSSERKSLRILGSVGEPINPEAWSWYFSEIGNSSCPIVDTWWQTETGGMMMTPRVGQGDAKPGFCTGPLYGVQPALVDAQGDIQGQQGVLVEGGLVLTDSWPGQARTVYGDHERFEQTYFSTFDGMYFTGDGASRDEEGHYLITGRMDDVLNVSGHRLGTAEIESALVAHPAVAEAAIVGYPHDIKGQGIYVYVTPVVGVTPDDELSKSLKQFVRQEIGPIATPDLIQWASRGLPKTRSGKIMRRILRKIAANEQDQLGDTSTLADPSVVDDLIENRLNG; encoded by the coding sequence ATGAAATCTGTATATAGCGATATTTCAGTAGCAGCGGAAAAACAGGCTAATATCAGTCAGACTGAGTTTGCAAAACGCTATCAAGAATCGATTGAAAACCCAGACGAATTTTGGGGCAGGGAAGGTAAGCGTTTGGATTGGTTCAAGCCTTACAGCAAAGTAAAAAATACGTCTTTTGCGCGCGGCAATGTCAGCATCAAATGGTTTGAAGATGGTGAACTGAACGTAGCGTACAATTGTATTGATCGCCATTTACCTGCATTGGCAGATAAAGTCGCTTATTATTGCGAAGGTGATCAAGAGTCCGATGAAAAAGTGGCCATCACTTATCAAACCCTACATGATGAAGTGGGTCGCCTTGCCAATTTATTAAAACGTCAAGGGATCAAAAAGGGTGATCGTGTCGCTATTTACATGCCTATGATTCCTCAGGCTGTCTACAGTATGTTGGCTTGTGCTCGAATTGGTGCGATTCACTCAGTCATCTTCGGTGGTTTCTCTGCTCATGCCATTGCTGATCGCCTTAATGATTGTGGTGTTAAGCTGGTGATTACGGCTGACGAAGGTAAACGCGCAGGTAATACCATTCCTCTCAAACATAATGTCGATATGGCATTGGAAGACAATGCTTGCCCAAGTGTGGAAAGTGTCTTGGTGTATCGCTACACGCAAAAAGACATTCCTTGGCTTGATGGGCGCGATCTGGATTGGGCGAAAGAAGTTGCGAATGAAAGCACAGAGTGCCCTGCAGAGCCTATGAATGCCGAAGATCCTCTGTTTATTCTGTACACTTCAGGTTCCACTGGTAAACCAAAAGGCGTGGTGCATACCACAGGTGGTTATCTTGTTTATGCGTCCATTACCCATGAGTTGGTGTTTGACCTCAAAGCAACCGATGTTTATTGGTGTGCTGCGGACGTAGGTTGGATCACAGGTCATAGTTACATGGTATATGGTCCACTTGCCAATGGGACGACCAGTATTTTATTTGAAGGGGTACCAACCTTCCCAGATTCAGGTCGTATTGGCCGAGTGGTGGATAAGTTTGGTGTGACCATTTTGTACACAGCACCAACGGCTATTCGTGCGTTAATGGCAAAAGGCGATGAAGCGACGAAAAGCAGTGAACGTAAATCATTGCGTATTCTTGGTAGCGTGGGTGAACCCATCAACCCGGAAGCTTGGTCTTGGTATTTCAGTGAAATAGGCAATTCCTCTTGTCCAATTGTGGATACTTGGTGGCAAACCGAAACGGGTGGCATGATGATGACGCCGAGAGTAGGTCAGGGTGATGCCAAGCCAGGTTTCTGTACTGGTCCCTTATACGGTGTACAACCTGCTTTGGTGGATGCACAGGGAGATATCCAAGGTCAGCAAGGTGTGTTAGTGGAAGGTGGTTTGGTGCTGACCGATTCTTGGCCGGGACAAGCGAGAACCGTATACGGTGATCACGAACGTTTCGAACAAACTTACTTTAGTACTTTCGATGGTATGTATTTTACGGGTGATGGTGCGTCTCGGGATGAAGAGGGTCATTATCTTATAACAGGGCGAATGGACGATGTATTAAATGTGTCTGGGCACCGTTTGGGGACAGCGGAAATTGAAAGTGCCTTGGTTGCTCATCCTGCCGTTGCAGAAGCCGCGATTGTTGGCTATCCGCATGACATCAAAGGTCAAGGCATTTACGTTTATGTAACGCCTGTGGTGGGGGTTACGCCAGATGATGAACTGAGTAAGTCACTGAAGCAATTTGTGCGTCAAGAAATTGGTCCAATAGCCACGCCTGATTTGATCCAATGGGCGAGTCGCGGCTTGCCGAAAACACGTTCTGGTAAAATTATGCGTCGTATTTTGCGCAAAATTGCCGCCAATGAACAGGATCAATTAGGTGATACCAGCACACTCGCGGATCCAAGTGTGGTTGATGATTTGATCGAAAACCGTTTAAATGGGTGA
- a CDS encoding class I SAM-dependent methyltransferase translates to MRVFDGVSSSNYSRTRPMYPPEFYYWLFQQVSKPNVAWDCACGTGQVALDLAAYFERVEASDISESQIHAASPHRRIHYQVSPAENTPYEDQSFDLVCVAQALHWFDLEVFWRELKRVLKPGGMFVCMGYNRLSIGPQEDKAINEHVLPLLAPYWPPESRLLWNQYDDVEFPVELISVPKFELTCHWTVTQVQDLMLSWSSSQAFIAEQGKSGEEALLQSMEPLQAAWQTPNQKQDITLPFFVKAGRFSG, encoded by the coding sequence ATGCGAGTTTTTGATGGTGTCAGTTCAAGCAATTATTCACGAACTCGTCCTATGTATCCGCCAGAATTTTATTATTGGTTGTTTCAACAGGTATCAAAGCCTAATGTGGCTTGGGATTGCGCTTGTGGAACTGGACAAGTGGCGTTGGATTTAGCGGCTTATTTTGAACGAGTCGAAGCCTCTGATATCAGTGAGTCACAAATTCATGCCGCGTCACCACATCGCCGTATTCATTATCAAGTTTCGCCTGCTGAAAACACACCTTATGAAGATCAATCCTTTGATTTGGTGTGTGTTGCGCAAGCTCTACATTGGTTTGATTTAGAGGTGTTCTGGCGGGAATTAAAGCGGGTTTTAAAGCCAGGTGGCATGTTCGTGTGTATGGGCTATAACCGACTGTCGATTGGTCCACAAGAAGATAAGGCCATAAATGAACATGTTCTGCCTTTGTTAGCGCCTTATTGGCCGCCAGAAAGTCGCTTGTTGTGGAATCAATATGATGATGTGGAATTTCCTGTTGAGCTAATATCGGTACCAAAATTTGAGTTGACCTGTCATTGGACAGTCACACAAGTGCAAGATCTGATGTTGAGCTGGTCAAGCAGTCAAGCTTTCATTGCAGAACAAGGTAAATCTGGTGAGGAAGCGTTATTGCAAAGTATGGAGCCTTTACAAGCCGCTTGGCAAACTCCCAATCAAAAGCAAGATATTACCTTGCCTTTCTTTGTTAAAGCGGGTCGTTTTAGTGGCTAA
- a CDS encoding TRAP transporter permease: MTASSPSTNDQDINLEDFETKYRSGPWLNRLVFTLSIFLAVAHIYINTIATLPELWVSAFHFAGFGALCALLIPAAPQWQHSKLALICDSIIVLALAGMVFYIIFFEDALYARGVTFVTSDWIVSAVAVLLSLELIRRTSGWFIPVLIVIALSYVVVWGQWLSGIFTFPGLSMETLLYRSFFSSDGMFGSISRISWSFVFMFILFGAFLVKSGAGDFIIDLSRALASKMIGGPGFVAVLGSGLMGSVSGSSVANTVSTGVITIPLMRRAGFPARFAAGIEAAASTGGQLMPPVMGAGAFIMASYTQVSYVTIIGAAAIPALLYFLSVGFFVRVEAKRSKVVATEEDSKIVVSQVLKGGWHHIIPLGVLVALLVQGFTPTYAAGLSIIAVILASFLSKRHKMGPVAILDAMAQGAKNMSTTAVLLIGIGLVVNVISTTGVGNTFSLLITNWAGGSLFFTIVLVAIASLILGMGLPVTASYIVLGTLSAPALFNLIAESQLVDMIASGNLPETAHAIFMLVDPSVLGALAQGMPMDQAQALVAQVPNDFKGMLMDQALGAEHVAMILVTAHMIIFWLSQDSNVTPPVCLTAFAAAAIAKTPPMLTGMTAWKLAKGLYIVPLLMAYTQLIGGDAETLMRLCFFGIFGLYALVAAMEGYLEDKLNLLYRLFALSAAVLMLWPNFDIWLQCIGLGVFLVLFILGNRSYKTSV; this comes from the coding sequence ATGACTGCTTCTTCGCCATCCACAAACGACCAAGACATTAATCTAGAAGACTTCGAAACCAAATACCGTTCTGGTCCTTGGCTGAATCGTTTAGTCTTTACCCTATCCATTTTTTTAGCGGTAGCGCACATCTATATCAACACCATAGCCACCTTACCTGAATTATGGGTATCTGCTTTTCACTTTGCCGGCTTTGGAGCACTCTGCGCCTTATTGATTCCCGCCGCGCCCCAATGGCAACACAGCAAATTGGCGCTCATTTGCGATAGCATCATAGTGCTGGCTCTGGCTGGTATGGTGTTCTACATCATTTTTTTTGAAGACGCTTTATATGCCCGTGGTGTCACTTTTGTTACCAGTGACTGGATTGTCTCTGCTGTGGCTGTGCTGTTGTCATTAGAGTTAATACGACGCACCAGCGGCTGGTTTATTCCAGTATTGATTGTGATTGCCCTAAGCTATGTCGTAGTATGGGGGCAATGGTTGAGCGGAATCTTTACCTTTCCGGGCCTTAGCATGGAAACCTTACTCTATCGCAGCTTTTTTAGTAGTGACGGCATGTTTGGTTCCATCTCACGAATTTCATGGAGCTTTGTCTTCATGTTTATCTTATTTGGTGCCTTTTTAGTCAAATCGGGTGCCGGTGATTTCATCATAGATTTGTCTCGGGCATTGGCCAGTAAAATGATTGGTGGACCCGGTTTTGTGGCAGTATTGGGCTCAGGTTTAATGGGGTCCGTATCAGGATCTTCGGTTGCCAATACAGTTTCCACTGGCGTTATTACCATCCCGCTTATGCGTCGCGCTGGTTTTCCAGCCCGTTTCGCTGCTGGCATTGAAGCGGCGGCTTCCACTGGTGGACAGTTGATGCCGCCCGTCATGGGAGCTGGCGCCTTTATCATGGCGTCGTACACACAAGTATCTTATGTCACCATTATTGGCGCAGCCGCGATTCCGGCCTTATTGTATTTTTTATCGGTAGGTTTTTTTGTCCGCGTCGAAGCCAAACGCAGCAAGGTAGTTGCCACGGAAGAAGACAGCAAGATTGTGGTGTCACAAGTGCTAAAAGGAGGTTGGCATCACATTATTCCTCTCGGCGTGTTGGTCGCTCTTCTAGTACAAGGCTTTACACCAACTTATGCGGCGGGTTTGAGTATTATTGCCGTTATCTTGGCTTCTTTTCTGTCAAAAAGACATAAAATGGGGCCAGTGGCAATTCTCGATGCCATGGCACAAGGGGCCAAAAACATGTCGACCACAGCGGTTTTATTAATAGGGATTGGCTTGGTCGTCAATGTGATTAGTACTACTGGCGTGGGCAATACCTTTTCCTTGTTGATCACCAACTGGGCGGGGGGCAGTCTTTTCTTCACTATTGTCTTGGTGGCGATTGCCTCATTAATTCTGGGCATGGGGTTACCTGTGACCGCATCCTATATTGTCTTAGGCACCCTGTCCGCACCGGCTCTGTTTAATCTGATTGCCGAAAGTCAGTTAGTTGACATGATCGCCTCTGGCAACTTGCCTGAAACGGCTCACGCCATTTTCATGTTGGTTGACCCCAGTGTGTTGGGTGCTTTAGCGCAAGGTATGCCGATGGATCAAGCACAAGCTTTGGTGGCACAAGTGCCTAACGACTTTAAAGGCATGTTGATGGATCAAGCCTTAGGAGCGGAGCATGTGGCGATGATTTTGGTCACCGCGCATATGATCATCTTCTGGTTATCACAAGACAGCAATGTCACTCCACCAGTCTGTTTGACCGCTTTCGCCGCTGCAGCCATTGCCAAAACACCACCTATGTTAACCGGCATGACCGCATGGAAGCTGGCGAAAGGCTTATACATAGTGCCTCTCTTAATGGCTTACACTCAGTTAATTGGTGGCGACGCTGAAACCTTGATGCGTTTATGCTTCTTCGGAATTTTCGGTTTATACGCCTTAGTAGCAGCGATGGAAGGGTATTTAGAAGACAAGCTAAACTTGTTATATCGCCTATTTGCTCTGTCAGCGGCCGTCTTAATGCTGTGGCCAAATTTCGACATCTGGCTGCAATGCATTGGTTTAGGTGTATTCCTAGTGCTGTTCATCTTGGGCAATCGCAGTTATAAAACCAGCGTCTAA
- a CDS encoding TAXI family TRAP transporter solute-binding subunit encodes MKLGFVTKALLTGATAVALTFSATSASAADKRNYILATASTGGTYYPVGVAIATLSKIKLEPKFGLSVSAISSAGSGENIKLLRENQAQFAILQGLYGAWAWGGEGPFEQVGKQTELRSVSMLWQNVEHFVLKSELAKTGTVADLKDLEGTNNKFSIGKKNSGTEGSGRQQLKGLGIDPDKFSLAYMGYGASADAMQNGNIDGMNTPAGVPVSAVTRLYASMGDKVTVLDFTDEQMKAANGDYQLWTRYVIPANTYPGQTKDINTVAQPNFLATRADMSEEDVYQLTKSLYENLGYLSAIHKATSVMAIEKAIAGLPVPLHPGAARYYREVGLDIPARLIAD; translated from the coding sequence ATGAAATTGGGATTTGTTACCAAAGCACTTCTGACTGGCGCTACTGCAGTAGCATTAACCTTTTCTGCTACCTCGGCATCCGCTGCAGACAAGCGAAATTATATTCTAGCAACCGCTTCTACGGGTGGTACTTACTATCCTGTCGGCGTAGCTATAGCCACCCTAAGTAAGATCAAATTAGAGCCTAAGTTTGGCCTTTCCGTCTCTGCTATTAGTTCCGCAGGGTCTGGCGAGAACATCAAATTATTACGTGAAAATCAGGCGCAATTCGCGATATTACAAGGTCTATACGGCGCTTGGGCATGGGGTGGTGAAGGCCCTTTCGAACAAGTGGGTAAACAAACCGAGCTGCGCTCAGTGTCTATGTTATGGCAAAACGTTGAGCACTTTGTGCTTAAATCTGAGCTCGCTAAAACAGGCACAGTAGCCGATCTAAAAGATTTAGAAGGCACCAACAACAAGTTCTCTATCGGTAAGAAAAACTCAGGAACAGAAGGCTCTGGTCGCCAACAATTAAAAGGGTTAGGCATTGACCCCGACAAATTCAGCTTGGCTTACATGGGTTACGGTGCCAGTGCTGACGCCATGCAAAATGGCAATATTGACGGCATGAACACACCGGCAGGCGTTCCGGTGAGTGCAGTAACACGCTTGTATGCCTCTATGGGCGATAAAGTAACAGTATTGGATTTTACCGATGAACAAATGAAGGCAGCGAACGGTGATTACCAATTGTGGACACGTTATGTGATCCCCGCCAATACCTATCCAGGTCAAACCAAAGATATTAACACAGTGGCACAACCTAACTTCTTAGCTACTCGTGCCGATATGTCAGAAGAAGATGTGTATCAATTAACCAAGTCTTTGTACGAAAACTTAGGCTACCTAAGCGCGATTCACAAAGCGACGTCTGTTATGGCGATTGAAAAAGCCATCGCAGGTCTTCCTGTACCGCTCCACCCTGGCGCAGCACGTTACTATCGTGAAGTTGGTCTCGATATTCCTGCACGTTTGATTGCAGACTAA